The nucleotide sequence tgcacgaTACCAGGACTCTGAAACTGaggcagctaaatggaattcagccatcatgaACTTTATTATTACACCCGTGCGTTTCCtcctgtgacaagtcaaaataacTGAAAGTCAGTATGTGAAAGTCGACTGATGCTTACGATTTGTGGTTTTCACACCCATGATGGGAGTCAGTACAATATTGAGCAACATAAGGGTCCCATCACCAAAACCTGGTTATTATGGTTAGCGTACTAAAAGGGACCCCAAGTGCTCAATATGCTGCGCAACTCTTGTGAATCTCGGGTCAGACTGTGGCTAACATGTGTCAAGCATGATGCAGAAGTGGTTTTCCTGCAACGGAACATTGCACATATACGTGCATCTTGTACTACTGAGTGAAATGAAATGGGGAAATGATCACTGCCGTATAatgttttacagtttattttcaaaaagtTTCAAGTATTCCAAGTTGTGTGATTCCCATGTGACTCAACTTTATGTTCTGCGAAAGATACAACACACACCCTCGTGTCGAGCTGCCAAATCAACCAACTAACTAGCAACTAACCACTTCCTTTTCTCAGCGCCTCCTCCGCAAATGCATCTCAGAGTTGATGTTCAGGTTTCAGTCTGTCTTTATTTGTCTGATGGTCACCATGCTCAGCCGAGACCGAGCTGCTCTGCTCTCCATTCAACTTTTAGCTATGTGCCAAGTGTTTGCAGGTACAGTCGAGATTTGTGTTTGTGATGCATGCTTTTCtctaggtgtaactgcagatTTCATTTTATATTGATTGATTGTGTCCTTCAATGTCAGACATTCTCCCACAGATTCCTTCATTTGACCAGAGAAATATCTCGGTGTCCAGGGGAGACTCCATCAACCTCACTTGCAACATATCCATGGCTAATGTAACGCAAATCAACTGGACCAAAGGCAGATCTGTTTTTGCTCATTCAGTCTTACGCAATCAGAATTTTTCCAATTTCACCTCTCACTATGTAATAGACTTAAACTTACCTTCAAAGCTGAATATTTCTAATGTTCTGCATGATGATGCAGGACTCTATAGATGTAATTTAACTGATGCAAAAGGTCAACGAACTATTGAGTGGAATCTAACAGTGTCTGAGAAACCTGAAGGTAGGTAGAGCACAAAACAGGTCTAACCACCAGACACAGTGCATTTCAAAGCACTTCATGCTACTTAAATTAATTCACATCTGATTTTGTGCAGGAACCAGTATACCGTGGTATTTTCCATACATACTGACAGCTGTAATTGGATTGATTCTATGTGTCTTCACTTCAGCTGTCTGCCTCTACAGGTGAGTTACACCTTTTAGCTTTCAGATTTGTAAGTATGTACTCTGCACTGGAGCAGGCCAGTTGCCTGTACTGGGAACAAATGTTGATATGAGAATAGAGAATCACAGATATTctgtcagttcacccaaatcacaAACTAATAATAATCTATAACTCACCCCTGCTGGTATCTTTCATTACCAGGTATATCCAGGTTTTGAAATATCTGCAGTTTGAACttcattcaaattaaaaaaaaacaggtaaatGGAGTTTTCTTTGTGGGGCTCACAGCATTGGTGCCTTCTTGACCTTGGATACGGCGCCTAATAATACAGTCTCACCATAAGGCTCATCCAACGGCTGTTACATAGCTCTGCTTTGAGTAGTTGAGCTTGAGAACAGCTATTGAATGGACTTTGTGGTTGGATTGTTTTCTCAATTAATAGAAAAATCTGAATCCTGAATCTCTGGATAAGTtcaaataaagtttaatttatcTGCGTTTCATCAGCATCACGTAGACTTAAAATGTGTAACGTAGGTGAAATGACTTCCACTATTTTGTGGTGCCAAATAAAAACTTGACGCTTACGCCTGGTACCTTCAGTCGAGGTGTTTTTGTGCACGGTGGAAAAAGCAAAGATGCAAGGAAGTGCACAAAGTGGTAGGCAAGCAAATGAGGTCAAGGTCGTAGCGATCGCTGAGGACACTGAGCTCATGTCCTGTTCTTTCTTTGTATTTGGGGGGAACCAGGGAGAGGTTTATGTCCTATAATTAAAATGTTACAAGTTAAATGTTTTACAGTCTgattcaaatgtatttaaacTTAATATACTTGAATCAGAATAGTTTCTGGTCAAAAAAAAGTGGCCGTACTTTAGGGAATATAAGCACTGATCTcttttaatgtaataaaatatatcaAACTGCTCAATGCTTTCCCTACATAAGATACACTCCAAAATTAGGAGCACTTTGTGGAATAAATCGGGAAATATCTCATCAAAGGATTTGTCAAAAACCTAAAAAACAGAGCATTAAATACCGACTTTTGAAAGGATTTGTCAAAAACCTAAAAAACAGAGCATTAAATACCGACTTTTGATACCTGACACTTTTTGAATTTTGTGCTATGGATACATTTTGACCAGTGCTAAAGTTTGAGGTTTGATACCCAGCACTATGATAATCAGTATTTCTCCACCGTCATTTTTATTTATGGCCATGTGGAAGGATTTGAAATAACATTTAGACCCTAAGAAAGGGAAATTTAAGTTTTCACGCaacatattttaacataaaataCGAGCataattgaaaaacaaacaaaaagaaaaagacgaaAAATTGTAAAGACTTAATAAATACTGGATACCTTGTTTTTAGTACTGGTGGCTGTGGCACTCATGACATAAAATCCTGGCTGTGGTTGTGGTTGCTACAGAGCTCAAAATGCAACGTTACATGCAGAGGCTTTGGTGCAGTTATCTATAGTGTAGCTACATGCACGGGGTATGTATGGATGAAAAGTCATGCAAACAGAGTAACTTTAAAGAATTAACAGCTAATGCAATGGGCCACAGCCAGCTAACTGTAAGTTCTCCCAGTGAAAACATTATTGTCATCAGTAAGCACAAATGTTAGTTAATGTAACCCTATAGTTGTCATCATTATGAGATGCAAAATTACTGcagttaaaggtttttttttctccaaaaattaaaacatgtctgatGATACACATTAAAATGAATCCTCAATTGACCTATCCTTTAAAAACGTCTTTGTGCAATCCCCTAATGCTAAATTTCTGTGCTGCACAGCTAGGCTAACTAGTTAGCTAGCAGTTATGTACTATTGACACACATTAGCTGTATTATCATTCTAAGTGTACAAAATTCTTGTGAGCCACAGTGGATCACTGTGTAACTTTTTGAGCAAGAGACTCTGACACACCGCCTACCTCAGAAACCTCACAAGTGCGGAGGTTGAGGCTAATGCACCTGGCCATGCTGCTAACTTAGCTGCTGCAGAGCAAACGGGAGAAGACCTGAAATATAACCAGTATTGTCTCAAGTGCAACTtaattttatacagtatatgtaggAGGGGGTCCCTAGCTGCTCCGTCTCTGTGTCAGCTATGGTAAAACGTCAAAGACCCCTGGTTTACAGGAGTCAAACAGAAAAATGACTTCTGCTTTTCTGTGATCTTTGTGTTGCATAAAAGGAAGACTGACTAAGCAGTCTCCACACATTAGTTAACACTCAGTATGAGCACAGGATGATATGATGCAGTGACACATGCGATAATAgcctctttgtgttttgtgcagtttaatatcatatcatattgtcTTCGTTTAGAACAACTAAGATTACTGCAATGCTCTTTTCTTTGGATTAGCTCTATCATATCACTGAATGAGACGACTTCAACTCACACAGAATTCAGCCGTCAGAGTTTTTACCAGTACAAGAAAATATCATCACATTAGGCCAACACCTGAATCACTCGATGACTTGGTTGGCTCACCAGTACCTGCTCACTGACTACACCCCCCATCACACAACTCAAGTCTTCAGACTGTGGCTTCTTCGTAGGAACTGCTTAAGTTAAGTTTAGTTACTGTAGACCTGCCCATTTCCTGCTAACCACAAGACCTTCCTGTTTTCTCAGGCTAATAAACAGTGTAAATGAGAATGCGTGTGTTTTGGCATTGTATCATATATGCttgatttttaaatttctctTAAAAGTAAAGTACagtgatttttatttaaagctGCCTTCCCTTGTGTGTAATAATATATTACTCACTGTGGCTAATTTTGAAgaaagacacctgccaagctgcagaccaccacAGACggctgttcaagaccaacaaagaaCTAAACCACTTGTTTTTTAGCGATCCGTCGCTGCATTTCTAGTGGGGATAATGCCACAGAAAGCATTTCCTTTTCAAaccgagacatcactgcgtttccgTGAGAAGCAATTGttctttacagagacattgctgcatttcaggccaggattgtgccaccaaaaaagAATTTCaagacaaaacatgatctttttctaactataaccaagtagttttgtgccgaaacataaccacatgttaaccacagcgttgttgaaatgtaaagagaCATAAAGTTCCCATGTATCTGCAACAtgataaaacacaaatgtaaccgctctgtggtttgcagaaacgtacaatgcaaacatttatttCGGCGATGTGGTTATACCGTTACTTTTGACACTTTAAGTGCATCTTGCTGATAATACTAATGTACTTTAACTTATCAATTCCAATGCAGGGCTAGTACTAATACTACTACTGCAATGGAGTATTTCAGCATTGTGGTATCGACACTTGTACTAATCTAAAGGCTCTGCTGTTCTGTGAATAAATTGTAGTATGTTGTCATTTGAAGAATTACAGTGTATCTTTTTTATGGGTTTAACTGTTAAACTATTTATTTGGGTTTATTCTCCGATGTCTGGATCAGTCTCTTACACTCTTCATGACTTCACCCTTACAGAAAACTCAGGGCCAGGACTTCAGACCAGAGCCCGGCCCAGGAGCAGTTTCATCTTCAGTCTGAAACAGAGGTCAGAGGAACTTTGTCATCTTTGACTCTCTAACATTTCtctcctgtttttgtctttctcgGAGACAGCGCTGAACTTTAATTTTCACTTTCTGTCTCCGTAGGTGGCCCTCCGTCACCCGCGGGGTGGTGCAGACAGTAGAGCAAACAAGCACAGGAGTCAGTACATGGAGAGGCTCAATTCCATCTATAATCTCTGATGAGATGATAAGAGACCTATGGACAAACCAGGTGCATCAGAGGAAGGCAAGCGGAGAGAGGACAGCTGGGTCCCTGATGCCTGTAGCTTACCTAATGTTGATACATTAAAACCAGTGCTGTCACTTTAAGggatttgtttttacttgtgtaTTTATGGTACTCTGTGTGTTTTGATATGTCCTCATGCATATGATAGCTTTATTATAAGTGTGCTGTGCTGGTATTTTTATGTCTTGAGACATGTCGTGAGatcaaaacttttccaaagCAGAAGCTGTTGACTCATCTGTGGAAATGCATATTTAATCCTGAGCAACAGGACCCAGTAAAATGTATTCAACATGGTCTGAATGTGTGCTCGGCAGCAGGGTCACAGTATGTGGCTAAAGTGGGTTCAACACTATGCAGAGGTGATTTTCCTGCAGTTGAACATGTACATTCTGTGCATCCTAATTATTACTGTTGAAATCATTCTTACAGTTTATCTTCACTTAAACTTACCTTCAAAGCTGAGTATTGCTAACGTTCAGCATGATGATGCAGGACTCTATAGATGTGATTTAACTGACAGAATTGGCCAATGCTACTTAAATTAATTCACATCTGATTTTGTGCAGGAACCAGTATACCGTGGTATTTTCCATACATACTGACAGCTGTAATTGGATTGCTTCTCTGTGTCTTCACTCTAGCTGTCTGCCTCTACAGGTGAGTTACACCTTTTAGCTTTCAGATTTGTAAGTATGTACAAATTAATTTCACTCTGCTGTTACAGGCCAGTTGCCTGTACTGGGAACAAATGTTGATATGAGAGTAAAATCAAATCACAaactaaaaataatttgtgaCTCACCCCTGCTGGTATCTTTCATTAGTTAGTCAGTCTTTGTTTTATATATCCAGGTTTTGAAATATCTGCAGTTTGAACTTCAATCAGATTAAGAAAAAAAGGTAAATGGAATTTTctttgtggtgctcacagcattGGTTCCTTCTTGACCTTGGATACGGGCTTAATAATACAGTCTCAGCATAAGGCTCATCCAACAGCTGTTACATAGCTCTGCTTTGAGTAGTTGAGCTTGAGAACAGCTATTGAATGGACTTTGTGGTTGGATTGTTTTGTCAAttaatagaaagaaaaaaaaaaggtccctGAATCTCTGGATAAGTTCAAATAAAGTTTCATTTATCTGCGTTTCATCAGCATCACGTAGACTTAAAATGTGTAACGTAGGTGAAATGACTTCCACTATTTTGTGGTGCCAAATAAAAACGTGACGCTTACGCCTGGTACCTTCGGTCGAGGTGTTTTTGTGCACGGTGGAAAAAGCAAAGATGCAAGGAAGTGCACAAAGTGGTAGGCAAGCAAATGAGGTCAAGGTCGTAGTGATCGCTGAGGACACTGAGCTCATGTCCTCAAGTCAagtgcagttttgtttttatttattccagTGAAGGACATGAGTGAGTGTGTTCTCTGCTCTTTTACTACAGATACACAAGATTAATGctgcaagagagagagatggaataTTTCATAACTGTAAGGAAACATATGTGGTTCTTTTAATAGTATTAAAGTGTCGTGAGatcaaaacttttccaaagCAGAAGCTGTTGACTCCTCTGTGGAAATGCATATTTAATCCTGAGCAACAGGACCCAGTAAAATGTATTCAACATGGTCTGAATGTGTGCTCGGCAGCAGGGTCACAGTATGTGGCTAAAGTGGGTTCAGCACTATGCAGAGGTGATTTTCCTGCAGTTGAACATGTACATTCTGTGCATCCTAATTATTACTGATGAAATCATTCTTACAGTTTATCTTCAAGAAGGATCAAGCTTGATTcacaagtttttattttaaattaaatcattgTATGTTGGACTCTCGCGTGACTTGATTAGTTTAACAGAAGgtgcaacacacacctcagTGTTGAGCAGCCAAACATCAGCTAACCACTTCCTGCTCTCTGTGCGTCCTCCACAAATATATTTCAAAGCGAATGGTAAAGTTCCAGTCTGTATTTTATCTGACAGGCATCATGATCAGCTTAACCGGAGCAGCTCTGTTCTTGATTCAGCTTTTAGTTGTGTGTCAAGTCTTTGCAGGTACAGTGGAGATTtctgtttgtggttgtgttgagtcatgctttcttttttttctgattgtgTTTATATTAATTAACTGTTTCCTTTAATATCAGTGATTCCTTCATTTGTCCAGAGGAATATCTCGGTGCCCAGGGGAGACTCCATCACCCTCACTTGCAACATATCCATGGCTAATGTAACGCAAATCAACTGGACCAAAGGCAGATCTGTTTTTGCTCATTCAGTCTTACGCAATCAGAATTTTTCCAATTTCACCTCTCACTATATAATAGACTTAAACTTACCTTCAAAGCTGAATATTTCTAATGTTCAGCATGATGATGCAGGACTCTATAGATGTAATTTAACTGACGCAAAAGGCCAACGGACTATTGAGTGGAATTTAACAGTGTCTGAGAAACCTGAAGGTAGGTAGAGCACAAAACAGGACTCATCATTTCTCCACCACACACAGAGCATTTCAAAGCTCAAACTTCATGCTACTGAAATGAATTCACATCTGATTTTGTGCAGGACAAAACAGTCTACCGTGGTATTTTCCATACATACTGACAGCTGTAATTGGATTGCTGCTATGTCTCCTCACTCCAGCTGTTTGCCTCAGCAGGTGAGTTATagtttttaattaatgttgtgtgAAAAATGTGGCCGATTGTCATTACAGAAGTGATATCTTGTAGGTGCTTTATTTGGAAACAGTTTAAGCAAACTAACGTGcctttttcttcatctttgCCAACTGTGACTTCCTCCTTCTTCCCCCATTTGCCGTTGTCCTGTAACCAAAGTGTGAGCTAC is from Epinephelus moara isolate mb chromosome 7, YSFRI_EMoa_1.0, whole genome shotgun sequence and encodes:
- the LOC126393053 gene encoding uncharacterized protein LOC126393053; protein product: MVTMLSRDRAALLSIQLLAMCQVFADILPQIPSFDQRNISVSRGDSINLTCNISMANVTQINWTKGRSVFAHSVLRNQNFSNFTSHYVIDLNLPSKLNISNVLHDDAGLYRCNLTDAKGQRTIEWNLTVSEKPEGTSIPWYFPYILTAVIGLILCVFTSAVCLYRKLRARTSDQSPAQEQFHLQSETEVALRHPRGGADSRANKHRSQYMERLNSIYNL
- the LOC126393052 gene encoding uncharacterized protein LOC126393052, whose amino-acid sequence is MVKFQSVFYLTGIMISLTGAALFLIQLLVVCQVFAVIPSFVQRNISVPRGDSITLTCNISMANVTQINWTKGRSVFAHSVLRNQNFSNFTSHYIIDLNLPSKLNISNVQHDDAGLYRCNLTDAKGQRTIEWNLTVSEKPEGQNSLPWYFPYILTAVIGLLLCLLTPAVCLSRKNWTKTQNQDQDSRTLSCAQYQAQLGREVAPLQPHSCAEYRTNHQQRESVLQEAQYEAE